In Cupriavidus taiwanensis, the following proteins share a genomic window:
- a CDS encoding AroM family protein yields MTTAAPRPPRVAFVTIGQSPRTDVVPQMMADLGLPAEVEEFGILDALSPDAIAALAPAAGEYRFASRLRDGTQAVMGKPVAEAMLARLMASLDDGRFDALVPLCTGTALPPMQTLVLEPQQVVDHLTVALAQGCKRLGIVLPLETQVSGFHLIQPVPCELRVTHASPYTDSADSDTGRFAQAGAALRGCDLVVMHCMGYTEAMRATVARHAGAPVLLSNRMVARLLGQVLAGAAACWRAQDQIRLRTHSG; encoded by the coding sequence ATGACCACGGCCGCCCCGCGCCCGCCGCGCGTGGCCTTCGTCACCATCGGGCAGTCGCCGCGGACCGACGTGGTGCCGCAGATGATGGCCGACCTGGGACTGCCCGCCGAAGTCGAAGAGTTCGGCATCCTCGATGCGCTGAGTCCGGACGCGATCGCAGCGCTGGCGCCCGCCGCCGGCGAGTACCGCTTCGCCAGCCGCCTGCGCGACGGCACCCAGGCGGTGATGGGCAAGCCGGTGGCCGAGGCCATGCTGGCCAGGCTGATGGCCTCGCTGGACGACGGCCGCTTCGACGCGCTGGTCCCGCTGTGCACCGGCACCGCGCTGCCGCCGATGCAGACGCTGGTGCTGGAACCGCAGCAGGTGGTGGACCACCTGACGGTAGCGCTGGCGCAGGGCTGCAAGCGGCTCGGCATCGTGCTGCCGCTGGAGACGCAGGTGAGCGGCTTTCATCTGATCCAGCCGGTGCCCTGCGAACTGCGCGTCACGCATGCATCGCCCTATACCGATAGCGCCGACAGCGATACCGGCCGCTTCGCGCAGGCGGGCGCGGCGCTGCGCGGCTGCGACCTGGTGGTGATGCACTGCATGGGCTACACCGAAGCCATGCGCGCCACGGTGGCGCGCCATGCGGGGGCTCCGGTGCTGCTGTCGAACCGCATGGTGGCACGGCTGCTGGGACAGGTACTGGCTGGTGCGGCGGCCTGCTGGCGCGCCCAAGACCAGATCAGGCTACGAACGCATTCCGGGTAA
- a CDS encoding Bug family tripartite tricarboxylate transporter substrate binding protein produces the protein MEKVGKWRKPLARGMMWIGLAAAMAPAAQAQEWKPAKPVRLLVGFAPGGSADLLARLVQAPLSESLGVPVVVENVPGAGGNIAADKLAKAAADGYTIGMGAAGAMAVTHVLNPKGTPYKADDFTPIVMLATQPNVVIVNPALPVKTMADFAAYVKKTPQVTYGTAGVGTSNHLIAETMLHRLGIDMVHAPYKGATPVITDLMGGHIAMTVDNITTAAALAKSGKVKALAVTGSKRSPLLPEVPTLAESGLKDFNMPTWQGIFGPKDLPKAIVARYNQALVKALANPEVRKKMAEFGSEPVGDTPEHFAGFLAQDRKMWADVIKTAKVTLE, from the coding sequence ATGGAAAAGGTAGGAAAGTGGAGGAAGCCGCTGGCACGCGGCATGATGTGGATCGGCCTGGCCGCCGCGATGGCCCCGGCCGCGCAGGCGCAGGAATGGAAGCCGGCAAAGCCGGTGCGCCTGCTGGTGGGCTTTGCCCCGGGCGGCTCGGCCGACCTGCTGGCGCGGCTGGTGCAGGCACCGTTGTCGGAAAGCCTGGGCGTGCCGGTGGTGGTGGAAAACGTGCCCGGCGCGGGCGGCAATATCGCCGCCGACAAGCTGGCCAAGGCAGCGGCCGACGGCTACACCATCGGCATGGGTGCCGCCGGCGCGATGGCGGTGACCCACGTGCTCAACCCCAAGGGCACGCCGTACAAGGCCGATGACTTCACCCCCATCGTCATGCTGGCCACGCAGCCCAATGTGGTGATCGTCAACCCGGCCCTGCCGGTCAAGACCATGGCCGACTTTGCCGCGTATGTCAAAAAGACGCCGCAGGTCACCTATGGCACCGCGGGCGTCGGCACCTCGAACCATCTGATCGCCGAGACCATGCTGCACCGCCTCGGCATCGACATGGTCCATGCGCCGTACAAGGGCGCCACGCCGGTGATCACCGACCTGATGGGCGGCCATATCGCCATGACGGTCGATAACATCACCACCGCCGCGGCGCTAGCCAAGAGCGGCAAGGTCAAGGCGCTGGCAGTCACGGGCAGCAAGCGCTCGCCGTTGCTGCCGGAGGTGCCGACGCTGGCCGAGAGCGGCCTGAAGGACTTCAACATGCCGACCTGGCAAGGCATCTTCGGGCCGAAGGACCTGCCGAAGGCGATCGTGGCCCGCTACAACCAGGCCCTGGTTAAGGCGCTGGCGAATCCGGAAGTCAGGAAGAAGATGGCGGAGTTCGGCTCCGAGCCCGTGGGCGATACGCCCGAGCACTTTGCCGGGTTCCTCGCGCAGGATCGCAAGATGTGGGCCGACGTGATCAAGACGGCCAAGGTCACATTGGAATAA
- a CDS encoding DUF1177 domain-containing protein, with protein MSIKQVIESIELLSAANVAGETVATLLRARGIRDVTVTRVEENGLYTDFLACTLPGRNPDAPALGVVGRLGGVGARPAVTGLVSDADGAIVAVATALKLADMAASGDVLAGPVRIHTHICPHAATRPHQPVPMMKSPFAMRTMMSHEVHPDMAAILSVDTTRGNRFVNRRGVALTPVAKEGWLLRLPERMLDLMGWVSGELPSVLPLTTQDITPYENGLWHVNSIMQPAIVTAAPVVGVALTAQTTVPGCATGVTNAFDIDVATRFCIEVAKQFGQGQCAFYDAEEWAELQRRYGSLAHLQTVGAAA; from the coding sequence ATGTCCATCAAGCAGGTAATCGAATCGATCGAGCTGCTGTCCGCAGCCAACGTCGCCGGCGAGACCGTTGCCACGTTGTTGCGCGCACGCGGCATCCGCGACGTCACGGTGACACGCGTGGAAGAGAACGGCCTTTACACCGACTTCCTCGCCTGCACCCTGCCCGGCCGCAATCCCGACGCGCCTGCGCTGGGCGTGGTCGGCCGCCTGGGCGGCGTCGGTGCGCGCCCGGCCGTGACGGGCCTGGTGTCCGATGCCGACGGCGCCATCGTCGCCGTCGCCACCGCGCTCAAGCTGGCCGACATGGCCGCCAGCGGCGATGTGCTGGCCGGCCCGGTGCGGATCCATACCCACATCTGCCCGCACGCCGCCACGCGGCCGCACCAGCCGGTGCCAATGATGAAATCGCCCTTCGCGATGCGCACGATGATGTCGCACGAGGTGCATCCCGACATGGCGGCGATCCTGTCGGTCGACACCACCCGCGGCAACCGCTTCGTCAACCGCCGCGGCGTGGCGCTGACGCCGGTGGCCAAGGAAGGCTGGCTGCTGCGCCTGCCGGAGCGGATGCTGGACCTGATGGGCTGGGTCAGCGGCGAACTGCCGTCGGTGCTGCCGCTGACCACGCAGGACATCACGCCGTATGAGAATGGCCTGTGGCATGTCAATTCGATCATGCAGCCGGCTATCGTCACCGCCGCCCCGGTCGTCGGTGTAGCGCTGACCGCGCAGACCACCGTGCCCGGATGCGCCACCGGCGTCACCAACGCCTTCGACATCGATGTGGCGACGCGCTTCTGCATCGAGGTCGCCAAGCAGTTCGGCCAGGGCCAGTGCGCCTTCTACGATGCCGAGGAATGGGCCGAGCTGCAGCGGCGCTACGGCTCGCTCGCGCACTTGCAGACCGTCGGGGCCGCAGCATGA
- a CDS encoding IclR family transcriptional regulator: protein MSILEGVESVLDLFGHGRHEITFNDVLDELGLAKSSASRLLAQMVRYRLLELQPATRRYRPGTLVIRAAHAATQAHPFDDQCREILAALSDSTGFTAYLSMLDGTDTVVLQRLNGSNPVQVLSPPGARRPAFTTAMGRVLLSRLPETEFSARYGASGTRKLPDAPAGCPATVSELRERVATARAERSAIAVNEGMPGIGAVATTLADPLSGDVRGLCLSFTAMQVSQAQARALRETLVQAVAPVGQRLGDPLWRHPGDTATK, encoded by the coding sequence GTGAGCATTCTTGAAGGCGTGGAGAGCGTGCTGGACCTGTTCGGTCACGGCCGCCACGAGATCACGTTCAACGATGTGCTGGATGAACTGGGCCTGGCCAAGAGCTCGGCATCGCGCCTGCTGGCCCAGATGGTCCGCTACCGGCTGCTTGAACTGCAGCCGGCCACGCGACGCTATCGCCCGGGCACACTGGTGATCCGCGCGGCGCATGCGGCCACGCAGGCGCATCCCTTCGACGACCAATGCCGCGAGATCCTCGCCGCGTTGTCGGACTCGACCGGCTTCACGGCCTACCTGTCGATGCTCGACGGCACCGACACCGTGGTGCTGCAGCGCCTGAACGGCAGCAACCCGGTGCAGGTGCTGTCGCCGCCGGGCGCGCGACGCCCGGCCTTCACCACCGCCATGGGCCGCGTGCTGCTGTCGCGCCTGCCCGAAACCGAATTCAGCGCGCGCTATGGCGCCAGCGGCACCCGCAAGCTGCCCGACGCACCGGCCGGATGTCCGGCCACCGTGTCTGAGCTGCGCGAGCGCGTGGCCACGGCCCGCGCCGAGCGCAGCGCCATCGCCGTCAACGAAGGCATGCCGGGCATCGGCGCCGTTGCCACCACGCTGGCGGACCCGCTCTCGGGAGACGTGCGCGGGCTGTGCCTGTCCTTCACCGCGATGCAGGTCAGCCAGGCCCAGGCACGCGCGTTGCGCGAAACGCTGGTGCAGGCGGTGGCGCCGGTCGGGCAGCGCCTGGGCGATCCGCTCTGGCGCCATCCCGGCGACACCGCCACCAAATAG
- the pepE gene encoding dipeptidase PepE, translating to MELLLLSNSSSDAGYLVHAHDAIRELAGGRARACFLPFAGVTRDWDSYEALLRDALAPAGIAAHSPHRLSDADCVRAVEAAELIVIGGGNTFRLLQCLRERGLLPVIARQVAAGAARYIGWSAGTNVACPTIRTTNDMPVADPGGLDALGLVPFQVNPHYFNLVVPGFRGETRDQRLAEFTVLQPQTPVLGLPEGNWVRVSGDHMEMGGAHGARWFLGQQIVDVAPGALSVPAAAL from the coding sequence ATGGAACTCCTGTTACTCAGCAACTCCTCCAGCGACGCGGGCTACCTCGTCCACGCCCACGACGCGATCCGCGAACTGGCCGGCGGGCGCGCCCGTGCCTGCTTCCTGCCGTTCGCCGGCGTCACGCGCGACTGGGACAGCTATGAAGCGCTGTTGCGCGACGCGCTGGCTCCGGCCGGCATTGCAGCGCATTCGCCGCACCGGCTCTCCGATGCGGACTGCGTGCGGGCGGTGGAAGCGGCCGAACTGATCGTCATCGGTGGCGGCAACACCTTCCGGTTGCTGCAATGCCTGCGCGAGCGCGGCCTGCTGCCGGTGATTGCACGCCAGGTGGCCGCGGGCGCGGCACGCTATATCGGCTGGAGCGCCGGCACCAATGTCGCCTGCCCCACCATCCGCACCACCAATGACATGCCGGTCGCCGACCCCGGCGGCCTCGATGCGCTCGGGCTGGTGCCGTTCCAGGTCAATCCGCACTACTTCAACCTGGTGGTGCCCGGCTTCCGCGGCGAAACGCGCGACCAGCGGCTGGCCGAGTTCACGGTGCTGCAGCCGCAGACGCCGGTGCTGGGCTTGCCCGAAGGCAACTGGGTGCGGGTCTCGGGCGATCACATGGAGATGGGCGGCGCGCATGGCGCACGCTGGTTCCTTGGCCAGCAGATCGTGGACGTCGCGCCCGGCGCTTTGTCAGTGCCGGCCGCTGCCCTCTGA
- a CDS encoding DHA2 family efflux MFS transporter permease subunit, translating into MATSPSAAPAAPAAQPGAGPAPARALPQQPQPLTGGKLVLGTIALSLATFMNVLDSSIANVSIPAISGDLGVAPNQGTWVITSFAVANAISVPLTGWLTTRFGAVRLFITSILLFVLASWLCGVAPNLETLLAARVLQGAVAGPMIPLSQSLLLSSYPPAKSTMALALWGMTTLVAPIMGPLLGGWISDNMTWPWIFYINVPVGIVTAYATWAIYKDRETPTKVLPIDRIGLALLVIWVGSMQLMLDKGKELDWFHSTEIVVLTLVAIVGFLFFLAWETYEKHPIVDISLFKGRNFSSGVVAISVAYGLFFGNLVILPLWLQTIVGYTATDAGIVMAPVGIFAILLSPVIGRNLPKMDARWVATAAFITFGIVSLMRSGFTTQVDTWTLMVPTLIQGAAMAMFFIPLTSIILSGQPPEKIPAASGLSNFVRITFGGIGASVSTTVWENRSALHHAQLVEHANPYNPAYTDQLNHLMQMGMSQAQAVGVIERNITQQAAMLGANDIFWISGVLFFALIGFVWLTRPARGGGGGSADAMAAH; encoded by the coding sequence ATGGCCACCTCCCCATCCGCCGCACCGGCCGCGCCCGCGGCGCAGCCGGGCGCCGGCCCGGCGCCGGCGCGGGCCCTGCCGCAGCAGCCGCAGCCCCTGACCGGCGGCAAGCTGGTGCTCGGCACCATCGCGCTGTCGCTGGCCACGTTCATGAACGTGCTGGACTCGTCGATCGCCAACGTGTCGATCCCGGCGATCTCGGGCGACCTGGGCGTGGCGCCCAACCAGGGCACCTGGGTCATCACCTCGTTCGCGGTGGCCAATGCGATCTCGGTGCCGCTGACCGGCTGGCTGACCACGCGCTTCGGCGCGGTGCGGCTGTTCATCACCTCGATCCTGCTGTTCGTGCTGGCGTCGTGGCTGTGCGGGGTCGCGCCGAACCTGGAGACGCTGCTGGCCGCGCGCGTGCTGCAGGGAGCGGTGGCCGGGCCGATGATCCCGCTGTCGCAGTCGCTGCTGCTGTCGAGCTATCCGCCCGCGAAGAGCACCATGGCGCTGGCGCTATGGGGCATGACCACGCTGGTGGCACCGATCATGGGCCCGCTGCTGGGCGGCTGGATCTCCGACAACATGACCTGGCCGTGGATCTTCTACATCAACGTGCCGGTAGGCATCGTCACCGCCTACGCCACCTGGGCCATCTACAAGGACCGCGAGACCCCCACCAAGGTGCTGCCGATCGACCGCATCGGCCTGGCGCTGCTGGTGATCTGGGTGGGCTCGATGCAGCTGATGCTGGACAAGGGCAAGGAGCTGGACTGGTTCCACTCGACCGAGATCGTGGTGCTGACGCTGGTGGCGATCGTCGGCTTCCTGTTCTTCCTCGCCTGGGAAACCTATGAGAAGCATCCCATTGTCGATATCAGCCTGTTCAAGGGCCGCAACTTCAGTTCCGGCGTGGTCGCGATCTCGGTGGCGTACGGGCTGTTCTTCGGCAACCTGGTGATCCTGCCGCTGTGGCTGCAGACCATCGTCGGCTATACCGCGACCGACGCGGGCATCGTGATGGCGCCGGTCGGCATCTTCGCGATCCTGCTGTCGCCGGTGATCGGGCGCAACCTGCCGAAGATGGATGCACGCTGGGTCGCCACCGCGGCCTTCATCACCTTCGGCATCGTCAGCCTGATGCGCTCGGGCTTCACCACGCAGGTCGATACCTGGACGCTGATGGTGCCCACGCTGATCCAGGGCGCGGCCATGGCGATGTTTTTCATCCCGCTGACTTCGATCATCCTGTCAGGGCAGCCGCCGGAAAAGATCCCCGCCGCCTCGGGCCTGTCGAACTTCGTGCGGATCACCTTCGGCGGCATCGGCGCGTCGGTCTCGACCACCGTCTGGGAGAACCGTTCGGCCCTGCACCACGCGCAACTGGTCGAGCACGCCAACCCGTACAACCCGGCCTACACCGACCAGCTCAACCACCTGATGCAGATGGGCATGAGCCAGGCGCAGGCGGTCGGCGTGATCGAGCGCAATATCACCCAGCAGGCCGCCATGCTCGGTGCCAACGACATCTTCTGGATCTCGGGCGTGCTGTTCTTCGCGCTGATCGGCTTTGTCTGGCTGACGCGGCCGGCCAGGGGCGGCGGTGGCGGCTCGGCGGACGCGATGGCGGCGCATTGA
- a CDS encoding HlyD family secretion protein: protein MSNNQQAAGTNTPQQATATPPNGKRKRMLLSLTAAIVVAGIGYGVYWGLYARHFESTDDAYVAGNVVQVTPLVAGTVVSIAADDTQLVTAGQPLIQLDRADTQVALEQAEAQLAQAVREVRTLYVNNGSLAANVALREADVAKARDDLRRRQAIAGSGAVSNEEISHAQAALKGAESALLAAREQLASNQVLTDQTTVENHPNVQRAAANLRSAYLSFARSALPAPVTGYVAKRSVQVGQRVAAGAPLMAVVPLDQVWVDANFKEVQITHMRIGQPVTLEADVYGSRVEYRGKVAGFSAGTGSAFSLLPAQNATGNWIKVVQRLPVRIALDPQQLKDHPLRVGLSMTVKVDVRREEGAAMAAAAPARPMQTDVYDKVAQDADQLIARIIAANNGGRGTGLSSASAAHANAAKSPKSAKPANT from the coding sequence ATGAGCAACAACCAGCAAGCGGCCGGCACCAACACCCCCCAGCAAGCCACGGCCACCCCTCCCAACGGCAAGCGCAAGCGCATGCTGCTGTCGCTGACCGCGGCGATCGTGGTCGCCGGCATCGGCTACGGCGTGTACTGGGGACTGTATGCCCGCCATTTCGAAAGCACCGACGACGCCTATGTCGCCGGCAACGTGGTCCAGGTCACGCCGCTGGTGGCTGGCACCGTCGTGTCGATCGCGGCCGACGACACCCAGCTGGTCACAGCCGGCCAGCCGCTGATCCAGCTCGACCGCGCCGACACGCAGGTGGCGCTGGAACAGGCCGAGGCCCAGCTGGCACAGGCCGTGCGCGAAGTGCGCACGCTCTACGTCAACAACGGCTCGCTGGCGGCCAACGTGGCGCTGCGCGAAGCCGACGTGGCCAAGGCCCGCGACGACCTGCGCCGGCGCCAAGCCATCGCCGGCTCGGGCGCGGTGTCGAATGAAGAGATCTCGCACGCGCAAGCCGCGCTCAAGGGCGCCGAGTCGGCGCTGCTGGCCGCGCGCGAGCAGCTGGCATCGAACCAGGTGCTGACCGACCAGACCACGGTCGAGAACCACCCCAACGTGCAGCGCGCCGCCGCCAACCTGCGCTCGGCCTACCTGTCGTTCGCGCGCTCGGCGCTGCCCGCGCCGGTGACCGGCTACGTCGCCAAGCGCTCGGTGCAGGTCGGCCAGCGCGTGGCCGCCGGCGCGCCGCTGATGGCGGTGGTGCCGCTGGACCAGGTCTGGGTCGATGCCAACTTCAAGGAAGTGCAGATCACGCATATGCGCATCGGCCAGCCCGTGACGCTGGAAGCCGACGTCTATGGCTCCAGGGTCGAATACCGCGGCAAGGTCGCCGGCTTCTCGGCCGGCACCGGCTCGGCGTTTTCGCTGCTGCCGGCGCAGAACGCCACCGGCAACTGGATCAAGGTGGTGCAGCGCCTGCCGGTGCGTATCGCGCTGGATCCGCAGCAGCTCAAGGACCACCCGCTGCGCGTGGGCCTGTCGATGACGGTCAAGGTCGACGTGCGCCGCGAGGAAGGCGCCGCCATGGCCGCCGCCGCGCCGGCCAGGCCGATGCAGACCGACGTCTATGACAAGGTGGCGCAGGATGCCGACCAGCTGATCGCGCGCATCATCGCCGCCAACAACGGCGGCCGCGGCACCGGCCTGTCCTCGGCCAGCGCCGCTCACGCCAACGCCGCCAAGTCCCCCAAGTCCGCCAAGCCCGCCAATACCTGA